From Monomorium pharaonis isolate MP-MQ-018 chromosome 9, ASM1337386v2, whole genome shotgun sequence, the proteins below share one genomic window:
- the LOC105836977 gene encoding heat shock protein 60A, whose protein sequence is MHRLPTMLRGIALRQVQARTYAKDVRFGAEVRALMLQGVDILADAVAVTMGPKGRNVILEQSWGSPKITKDGVTVAKGIELKDKFQNIGAKLVQDVANNTNEEAGDGTTTATILARAIAKEGFEKISKGANPVEIRRGVMLAVDKVKDELKSLSKPVTTPEEIAQVATISANGDNAVGNLISDAMKKVGKEGVITVKDGKTLIDELEVIEGMKFDRGYISPYFINSSKGAKVEFQDALLLFSEKKISSVQSIIPALELANSQRKPLVIIAEDVDGEALSTLVVNRLKIGLQVAAVKAPGFGDNRKATLQDMAIATGGIVFGDDANLVKLEDIQPSDLGQVGEVIITKDDTLILKGKGSKNDIDRRADQIRDQIENTTSDYEKEKLQERLARLASGVAVLRVGGSSEVEVNEKKDRVHDALNATRAAVEEGIVPGGGTALLRCIPALRQLKAVNEDQETGIKIVANALRMPCLQIAQNAGVDASVVVAKVSEGKLGYDALKGEYVDMIEKGIIDPTKVVRTALTDAAGVASLLTTAEAVVTEIPKEESPSPMGGMGGMGGMGGMM, encoded by the exons ATGCACAGACTACCCACCATGCTGAGAGGAATAGCCCTGCGTCAGGTGCAGGCACGTACTTATGCCAAAGATGTACGTTTCGGGGCAGAGGTTCGTGCCTTGATGTTGCAGGGCGTAGACATCCTAGCGGACGCCGTTGCCGTGACAATGGGCCCCAAGGGACGTAACGTTATTCTAGAACAGAGCTGGGGAAGCCCGAAGATCACAAAGGACGGCGTGACTGTGGCAAAGGGTATCGAATTGAAGGACAAGTTTCAAAATATTGGGGCAAAACTGGTACAGGATGTAGCCAATAATACCAATGAGGAGGCTGGTGATGGTACCACAACCGCGACTATATTAGCTAGAGCGATAGCCAAAGAAGGATTTGAGAAGATCAGCAAAGGTGCCAATCCTGTAGAAATCAGACGAG gTGTAATGTTAGCTGTAGACAAAGTTAAGGACGAATTAAAAAGTCTGAGCAAACCTGTCACAACACCCGAAGAAATTGCCCAGGTGGCAACGATATCTGCAAACGGTGACAATGCCGTTGGCAATCTGATCTCGGACGCTATGAAAAAGGTCGGAAAAGAAGGCGTGATCACTGTGAAGGATGGCAAAACGCTCATCGATGAGTTGGAGGTCATAGAAGGAATGAAGTTCGACAGGGGTTACATCTCCCCATACTTTATCAACTCCAGTAAGGGTGCCAAAGTTGAGTTCCAAGATGCGCTCCTTCTTTTCAGTGAAAAGAAGATCTCCTCCGTTCAAAGCATTATACCCGCTCTGGAACTGGCAAACTCGCAGCGCAAACCTCTCGTTATAATCGCCGAGGATGTGGACGGCGAGGCTCTGTCGACTCTTGTTGTTAATCGTTTAAAGATTGGGCTGCAGGTGGCCGCAGTTAAGGCCCCTGGTTTTGGTGATAATAGGAAAGCCACTCTTCAGGATATGGCAATAGCCACTGGTGGCATTGTGTTTGGTGACGATGCCAATCTTGTCAAGTTGGAAGATATTCAG ccAAGCGACTTAGGTCAGGTGGGAGAAGTTATCATTACAAAGGACGACACTCTTATTCTAAAGGGCAAAGGAAGTAAGAACGATATCGATAGGAGAGCCGATCAGATCAGAGATCAGATTGAAAACACGACGTCCGACTATGAGAAGGAGAAGTTGCAGGAACGCCTTGCAAGGCTAGCGTCCGGTGTCGCTGTCTTACGAGTTGGCGGAAGCAGCGAGGTGGAAGTTAACGAGAAGAAGGACCGTGTACATGATGCGCTCAATGCCACTCGCGCCGCCGTCGAGGAAGGAATCGTTCCCGGAG GTGGCACCGCATTGTTGAGATGCATACCAGCGCTACGACAGCTCAAGGCCGTGAATGAAGATCAAGAGACTGGAATCAAGATCGTGGCGAACGCTTTGCGTATGCCGTGTCTGCAGATCGCGCAGAACGCCGGCGTCGACGCCAGCGTCGTGGTAGCCAAAGTGAGCGAGGGCAAGCTCGGCTACGATGCCCTGAAGGGCGAGTACGTCGACATGATCGAGAAAGGCATTATCGACCCCACGAAAGTCGTACGCACGGCACTTACGGACGCTGCCGGTGTGGCGTCGTTGCTGACGACAGCGGAAGCGGTCGTCACGGAGATTCCAAAGGAAGAATCGCCATCACCAATGGGCGGTATGGGTGGAATGGGTGGCATGGGTGGcatgatgtaa